One Mycolicibacterium sp. TUM20985 genomic window, CGGCGCGCAACGCTTCGAGAAACTCGGCCTGCGAACGCCGCACGGCCCGTACCCACATCGCGGCTAACAGATCATCCACCGTGGGAAATCGATGATAGATCGATCCCTTTGGCGCGCCGCTGGCCGAAACGATTCGATCAATCCTGACCGACCGCGCACCGCCGGTCAGCACCATCTCCCGCGCGACGTCGAGTAGACCATCGGTGGAGTGAAGCGCAGGCCTCGGCATGGGATAGATAATAGACGAAACGGTCTAATATGACCATGGGCGGAGTAGTCGAACACCGAGAACGTCACGCCACCCGTCACATTCGGCCGGGGTAGACCAGTCCGACTACCAGCGCGGCGACCGCCAGAGAAAAGAATGTGAACCAGTTGATCCAGCTCGGGAGTCGGGTGTCGCGTGCCCGGATGTGCGCGCCTGCTGCGCACAGAAAGTACAAGACAAGGCCGCATGCTGCGGCGGTCCCGAGCGCTGGCACGGCGAAGCCGGTGATCAGCCCGAGTGAGCCTGCGGCCAGCAGAAAGCCCAGCGGGACCTGCCATGTCACGGGCACGCCAAGCCGCTCGGCGGTCTCAGTTACCGATTTGTTGTGGGTGAAGTTCAAGACGGACGCGGCAGCGAAGGCAATCGCGGCCACGCCAGTGACTGCAATGTAGGCAGCGAACATGGGAGTCCTATCGGGCAGGCTGGTTTGGCTACATTGCTGACAAATATCGCTTGACATCAAGTAACTTAACGCCACGCTACCGAGTGGTTCCTTGATGTCAAGCTAAACTTCTGGACGTGGACAGTGACTCAGTCGACCGCATCGTGCAGGCTTGGCAGAGTGCTGACCCGCGGCTGGATTCCAGCTCGATTGAGGTCACTGGCCGCCTCCTTCTGTGCGCGAGCTACTACGAACGTGCCGTCATCGCGGCCCTCGAGCCGTTCGTGAGTGTGGTCACCTGACTTGGCCCCACTTCGGTCGTCGTTCTTCACGAATTTTGGCCCCGGCGGGGTGGTGAGCATTCCGGCTGGGTGGGGCGCGGTGTGTCGTCACCAATGTTGGCCCCACCCTCGTTCAGATCGTTCTTGTCGCCCGTCTTTCCTGACGGTCGTCAGGGAGGTCGGTCAGGATGCGGTCACGCGTGGAACTGTTCGAGCAGATCAGAAGAGACCGGCGGCTCGAGGACTTGTCGGTCCGTGAGTTGGCGAATCGTCATGGCACACATCGCCGGACGGTCCGTCAAGCTCTTGAGGATGCGGTTCCGCCGCCGCGCAAGGTCTATCCGGCGCGGCCCCGCCCGGCGGTCGAGGAGTGGGTCGCGGTGATCGACGCCTGGCTGCTGGCCGATGTCGATGCTCCGCGCAAGCAACGGCACACCGCGCGGCGGATCTGGCAGCGCTTGGTCGCCGAGCATCAGGCCACCTGCTCGGAGGTCACGGTGT contains:
- a CDS encoding DoxX family protein produces the protein MFAAYIAVTGVAAIAFAAASVLNFTHNKSVTETAERLGVPVTWQVPLGFLLAAGSLGLITGFAVPALGTAAACGLVLYFLCAAGAHIRARDTRLPSWINWFTFFSLAVAALVVGLVYPGRM